One window of Terriglobia bacterium genomic DNA carries:
- the cofC gene encoding 2-phospho-L-lactate guanylyltransferase, translating into MILIPVKEMSTAKQRLARVLTQPQRTILARTMLKDICAALADVKHRSAIVLVTNDAFATALARHYGFQLIVDNENLGESEAIAMATAEAEKRGADFTMVLPGDIPLLLADEVEAVLSAMPAAGSVLVPAADGRGTNAALRRPCALFPLRFGNDSFLPHRASAQATGKTCVVLDNQNLPGIALDIDRPADLAQLLGFPMRTRTQKLLCEWKLPEPWRGQASA; encoded by the coding sequence ATGATCCTGATTCCGGTCAAGGAGATGTCCACCGCCAAGCAGCGGCTGGCACGGGTGCTGACCCAGCCACAGCGTACGATCTTGGCGCGGACCATGCTGAAGGATATTTGTGCCGCGCTGGCCGATGTCAAGCATCGCTCCGCCATCGTCCTCGTCACCAACGATGCCTTTGCCACCGCCCTGGCGCGCCACTACGGCTTCCAGCTCATCGTCGACAACGAAAATCTCGGTGAGAGCGAGGCCATCGCCATGGCTACCGCCGAGGCGGAAAAGCGCGGCGCCGATTTCACCATGGTTCTGCCCGGCGACATTCCCCTGCTGCTTGCCGATGAGGTCGAGGCCGTCCTCTCCGCCATGCCGGCAGCAGGTTCGGTGCTGGTGCCCGCTGCCGACGGACGCGGCACCAATGCGGCATTGCGCCGGCCGTGCGCGCTGTTTCCCCTGCGCTTCGGTAACGACAGTTTTCTGCCGCACCGCGCCTCGGCGCAGGCAACCGGCAAAACCTGCGTCGTGCTCGACAACCAAAATCTTCCCGGCATCGCGCTCGACATTGACCGCCCCGCCGACCTCGCCCAGCTTCTTGGCTTTCCCATGCGCACCCGCACACAGAAGCTGCTGTGCGAGTGGAAGTTGCCGGAGCCCTGGCGCGGCCAGGCCAGCGCTTGA
- a CDS encoding XdhC/CoxI family protein: MDIYQELVSLRQEGRRGALATITNVRGSIPSFQTSKMLVRDDGSIVGTIGGGCVEAEVWQAAREVMEEEKPRTLSFNLNQNPKYDTGLVCGGTLEVFIEPVLPIPVLYLFGAGHVAFNTYKVARDAGFDVVIVDDRESYANRERFPDAREVIADDFDKSCARLTPNENSYIVIVTRGHRDDMRVLRWAVTTPARYIGMIGSRRKTISIYKELENQGLDAALFERVNAPVGLEIGAVTPEEIAVAIVAELIAFRRNCETAVARKKLERSQHSETGSTQQP; the protein is encoded by the coding sequence ATGGACATCTACCAGGAGCTCGTCAGCCTGCGGCAGGAGGGAAGGCGCGGCGCGCTGGCCACCATTACCAACGTCCGCGGGTCCATCCCCTCGTTCCAGACCTCGAAGATGCTGGTGCGCGACGACGGGTCGATTGTGGGCACCATCGGCGGCGGCTGCGTGGAGGCCGAAGTCTGGCAGGCGGCGCGCGAGGTCATGGAAGAGGAGAAACCGCGCACCCTGAGCTTCAATCTCAACCAGAATCCGAAGTACGATACCGGTCTGGTCTGCGGCGGAACCCTGGAGGTCTTCATCGAACCTGTGCTGCCCATTCCCGTGCTTTACCTATTCGGCGCCGGGCACGTGGCGTTCAACACGTACAAAGTGGCGCGCGACGCGGGGTTCGACGTGGTTATCGTGGACGACCGCGAGAGCTACGCCAACCGCGAGCGCTTCCCGGACGCGCGCGAGGTGATCGCCGACGACTTCGACAAATCCTGCGCGCGGCTTACCCCGAACGAGAATTCCTACATCGTGATTGTCACCCGCGGGCATCGCGACGACATGCGCGTGCTGCGTTGGGCGGTCACCACGCCGGCACGCTACATCGGCATGATCGGCTCGCGCCGCAAGACGATTTCGATTTATAAGGAGCTGGAAAACCAGGGGCTCGATGCGGCGCTGTTCGAGCGCGTCAATGCTCCGGTGGGGCTGGAAATCGGCGCGGTCACTCCGGAGGAGATTGCGGTGGCGATCGTCGCCGAACTGATCGCCTTCCGCCGCAACTGCGAGACGGCGGTCGCGCGCAAGAAGTTGGAGCGCTCGCAGCACTCCGAAACCGGCAGCACGCAGCAACCTTGA
- the cofG gene encoding 7,8-didemethyl-8-hydroxy-5-deazariboflavin synthase CofG — protein MRGDGKIVPIILAAGPSSLAIPKALAKFGVKTALQIAMANCARLETPIVVLGSESERVRSATPAGVRVVLNDNWRAGQMSSLRVALAQVAPDADFMLYPVDYPLLTPEVIEKLVAGFRARSAPQAMAIPQFQNRGGHPVIFAAELRAEFAQAETARDIVYRDAKRVKFVSVETNAIWRDLDSPSAYRARVREYQRRFHSHKRTCMQLSRVPQGRQSPARHVSAGKAVALTKPSPAGTAQFGSYFDEVRSGLPVTRDMACRLIQCDHRNLPDLLATAVHLKEQFKPGVITYSRKVFLPLTNLCRDYCGYCIFRRDPGQPGAHTMSADEVLRVAREGERLGCREALFSLGDKPELVFPEMRATLRRLGYKSTLHYLEAMCELVLRQTGLIPHANPGLMSAHWLRRLRAVSPSVGLMLETTSDKLMPQAAHRDAPDKVPALRLAVIEAAGRQGIPFTTGILVGIGETPRDRVDSLFAIADLHRRYGHIQEVIVQNFRVKPEIPMSRHREPSRGEMLRTVAVARLILRNMNLQAPPNLSAPDYQALLSAGINDWGGVSPLTPDFINPERPWPHLRDLEVRTRAAGLTLRQRLPVYPEYLPNVAAAGGLAAEKTRAAADAGGYAKGSNSATMHLMAPASQIPGLRAYGGSAGL, from the coding sequence ATGCGTGGGGACGGCAAAATCGTTCCAATCATCCTGGCCGCTGGCCCATCTTCACTGGCGATCCCCAAGGCCCTGGCGAAGTTTGGCGTGAAGACCGCGCTGCAGATCGCGATGGCAAACTGTGCCAGGTTGGAAACGCCGATTGTGGTGCTGGGGAGCGAAAGCGAGCGCGTGCGATCCGCGACTCCTGCCGGCGTGCGCGTTGTGCTCAACGACAATTGGCGCGCAGGGCAGATGTCGTCGCTGAGGGTGGCGCTGGCGCAAGTTGCGCCGGATGCGGATTTCATGCTCTACCCGGTGGACTATCCCCTGCTCACGCCCGAGGTGATCGAGAAGCTGGTGGCGGGTTTTCGCGCGCGGTCTGCCCCGCAGGCGATGGCTATTCCGCAATTCCAGAACCGTGGTGGGCATCCGGTGATCTTCGCCGCTGAGCTGCGCGCGGAGTTCGCGCAGGCGGAAACCGCGCGCGACATCGTGTATCGCGATGCCAAACGCGTGAAATTCGTCAGCGTAGAGACGAATGCCATCTGGCGCGATCTCGACAGCCCCTCGGCGTATCGCGCGCGCGTGCGCGAGTACCAGCGCCGCTTTCATTCTCACAAACGCACATGTATGCAACTGTCGCGAGTCCCGCAGGGACGCCAGAGCCCAGCCCGGCACGTAAGTGCCGGCAAAGCCGTCGCCCTCACGAAACCGAGTCCCGCAGGGACGGCGCAGTTCGGCTCCTATTTTGACGAGGTCCGCTCCGGCCTGCCGGTTACGCGCGACATGGCGTGCCGTCTCATCCAATGCGACCATCGCAACCTGCCCGACCTGCTTGCCACCGCCGTACACTTGAAAGAGCAATTCAAGCCGGGCGTCATCACCTACTCCCGCAAGGTTTTTCTGCCCCTGACGAACTTGTGCCGCGATTATTGCGGCTACTGCATTTTTCGCCGCGATCCTGGCCAGCCCGGCGCGCACACCATGTCGGCCGACGAAGTCCTGCGCGTGGCGCGCGAAGGCGAGCGCCTCGGCTGCCGGGAAGCGCTCTTCAGCCTGGGCGACAAGCCGGAACTTGTCTTTCCGGAGATGCGGGCGACTCTGCGCCGCCTCGGCTACAAATCCACGCTGCATTACCTGGAAGCGATGTGCGAGCTCGTGCTCCGCCAGACTGGCCTAATCCCGCACGCCAACCCGGGCCTGATGAGCGCGCATTGGCTGCGGCGTTTGCGCGCCGTCTCGCCCAGTGTTGGGCTCATGCTGGAAACGACCAGCGACAAACTGATGCCGCAGGCAGCCCATCGTGACGCGCCCGACAAAGTTCCCGCTTTGCGGCTGGCGGTGATCGAGGCGGCGGGGAGGCAGGGAATTCCATTCACGACCGGCATCCTGGTCGGGATCGGAGAAACGCCGCGCGACCGTGTGGACTCACTGTTCGCCATTGCCGATCTGCACCGTCGTTACGGGCATATCCAGGAAGTCATCGTGCAGAATTTCCGCGTGAAGCCGGAGATTCCGATGTCGCGCCATCGTGAGCCGAGCAGGGGAGAAATGCTGCGCACCGTGGCCGTGGCGCGCCTCATCCTGCGCAACATGAACTTGCAAGCGCCGCCGAACCTCTCCGCGCCCGATTACCAGGCGCTGCTGTCGGCCGGAATCAATGATTGGGGCGGGGTGTCGCCGCTCACGCCGGATTTCATCAACCCCGAGCGCCCCTGGCCACACCTGCGCGATCTGGAAGTGCGCACGCGTGCAGCGGGCTTGACCTTGCGCCAGCGCCTGCCCGTATATCCGGAGTATTTGCCGAATGTTGCTGCAGCCGGGGGCCTCGCGGCAGAGAAGACGCGCGCCGCAGCGGATGCGGGAGGCTATGCAAAGGGCTCCAACTCGGCGACGATGCACCTCATGGCGCCTGCATCGCAAATTCCCGGGTTGCGCGCGTACGGTGGCAGCGCAGGGCTTTAG
- the cofD gene encoding 2-phospho-L-lactate transferase, producing MITILTGGSGGAKFVQGLVRVVPPEDITAIVNTGDDLTWWGLHVSPDLDSITYALAGVLSRERGWGVDGDTFSCLERMRQLGAPAWFQLGDRDLATHLRRTELLQARTLTEATAEIAASMGVQTHILPMSNDRVETCVLTTQGEMSFQEYFVRERYRVPVKGVRFTGAEQAQPAPGVIEAIRDAEAVLIAPSNPVTSIGPILGVPGIRQALRTTPAPVAAVSPIVGGAAVSGPAGELMMTQNLAVSIAGVAQAYKDFLDVLIADQRDRRNAGEVEEFGVQVTLTNAIMDSGHAKADLARATLAAVMSARAAGSTP from the coding sequence GTGATCACCATCCTCACCGGCGGAAGCGGCGGCGCAAAATTCGTGCAGGGACTGGTCCGCGTGGTCCCGCCCGAAGACATTACCGCCATCGTAAATACCGGCGATGACCTCACGTGGTGGGGTCTGCACGTTTCCCCCGATCTTGATTCCATCACCTATGCGCTGGCCGGCGTGCTCAGTCGCGAGCGCGGCTGGGGCGTTGACGGCGACACATTTTCCTGCCTGGAACGCATGCGGCAACTCGGAGCGCCGGCCTGGTTCCAACTCGGCGACCGTGACCTGGCCACGCATTTGCGCCGCACCGAACTGCTGCAAGCCCGCACCCTGACCGAGGCGACGGCGGAAATTGCCGCCAGCATGGGCGTGCAGACGCACATCCTGCCGATGTCGAACGACCGCGTCGAAACGTGCGTGCTCACCACGCAAGGCGAGATGAGCTTCCAGGAATACTTCGTGCGCGAGCGTTACCGCGTGCCGGTCAAGGGAGTACGCTTTACTGGCGCAGAACAGGCGCAGCCTGCGCCCGGGGTGATCGAGGCGATCCGCGACGCCGAGGCGGTCCTGATCGCGCCGAGCAATCCGGTCACCAGCATCGGCCCCATCCTCGGCGTGCCTGGAATTCGCCAGGCGCTCCGGACAACGCCAGCGCCGGTGGCGGCAGTCAGCCCGATTGTCGGCGGCGCCGCGGTTTCCGGCCCGGCGGGCGAGCTCATGATGACTCAGAATCTGGCGGTCTCGATCGCCGGGGTGGCGCAAGCCTACAAGGATTTTCTCGACGTGTTGATTGCCGACCAGCGCGATCGTCGAAACGCCGGCGAGGTCGAAGAATTCGGCGTGCAGGTCACACTCACCAATGCCATCATGGATTCCGGCCATGCCAAGGCGGATCTGGCCCGCGCCACGCTGGCGGCGGTCATGTCGGCGCGTGCCGCGGGCAGCACGCCATGA